The SAR202 cluster bacterium genome has a window encoding:
- a CDS encoding SDR family oxidoreductase, with protein sequence MESSQSLILVTGATGYIGGQLVPKLIEAGHRVRILVRDTKRLRGAPWLPQVEVYEGDVLKADTLAPALKSVNTAYYLVHSLGSGRDFEEQDILAPRTFSTTAKAEGVKRIVYLGGLGDPDSELSPHLRSRHTTGQALRDSGVPVIEFRAGVIVGSGSASFEIVRYLTERLPVMICPRWVYTRAQPISIKDIMNYLVGALEIRLEGSQVVEVGGADILSYGEMMLVYARLRGLRRWIIPVPVLTPHLSSYWVHRVTPIQASIAKPLIEGLRNEVIVKNPSAKKLFPTIKPTGYVAAIKSIVQDLEAGRVKDLWVGFSANDDSRGSVIKSSIKEGVISQRWSRKVPASADATFQVISEFGGEHGYYYANWAWRLRGLADRLLGGVGNRLRSPQKTVLEQGDPLGFWCVDVIEPGRLLRLKAEMKIPGSAWLQFLVRPISDHSAIVYQTVAFAPKGISGLVYWYALYPAHAVIFRGLFTAITALAEDRYSSPTNVK encoded by the coding sequence ATGGAATCCAGTCAATCACTGATACTTGTAACCGGAGCCACTGGGTATATTGGCGGGCAACTTGTACCTAAGCTCATCGAGGCTGGGCATCGCGTACGAATCCTTGTGAGGGATACCAAGCGCCTCCGGGGAGCGCCCTGGCTCCCCCAGGTGGAGGTATATGAGGGTGACGTTCTAAAAGCGGACACGCTAGCGCCAGCGTTGAAATCTGTTAACACAGCCTATTACCTTGTTCATTCACTGGGCAGCGGACGAGATTTTGAAGAGCAAGACATCCTGGCGCCTAGGACCTTTTCCACGACCGCAAAGGCGGAAGGTGTTAAGCGAATTGTGTACCTCGGCGGCCTTGGGGACCCGGATTCTGAGCTGTCGCCTCATCTGCGGTCCCGTCACACTACAGGCCAGGCTCTACGGGACAGTGGGGTACCAGTCATTGAATTCCGCGCTGGAGTAATTGTCGGCTCAGGCAGCGCTTCATTTGAAATAGTCAGATATCTCACCGAGAGACTTCCGGTAATGATATGTCCCAGATGGGTATACACACGTGCGCAGCCTATTTCCATTAAAGACATAATGAATTACCTAGTGGGCGCTTTAGAAATTCGCCTAGAGGGAAGCCAGGTGGTTGAAGTTGGGGGCGCAGACATCTTGAGCTACGGAGAGATGATGCTGGTATATGCTCGTCTGAGGGGACTTAGACGCTGGATTATTCCTGTGCCTGTTCTCACTCCGCACCTGTCGTCATATTGGGTGCACCGGGTTACGCCCATACAGGCCTCAATTGCAAAGCCCCTAATAGAAGGTCTGCGCAATGAAGTTATTGTTAAAAACCCCAGCGCGAAAAAACTGTTCCCAACCATTAAGCCAACTGGCTATGTGGCTGCAATAAAGTCAATCGTCCAAGATTTGGAAGCAGGTCGTGTTAAAGACCTCTGGGTGGGTTTTTCCGCGAACGATGACAGCAGAGGCTCTGTTATTAAGTCAAGTATTAAGGAAGGAGTAATTTCCCAACGGTGGAGTCGAAAGGTCCCTGCCTCTGCGGATGCGACTTTCCAAGTTATATCGGAGTTTGGTGGTGAACATGGATACTATTATGCAAATTGGGCTTGGAGGTTGCGAGGACTCGCCGATCGACTTTTGGGAGGCGTGGGCAATCGCCTGCGAAGCCCACAAAAGACGGTCTTGGAACAGGGAGACCCATTGGGATTTTGGTGTGTTGACGTTATTGAGCCAGGGCGCCTGCTCAGATTAAAAGCTGAGATGAAAATTCCGGGTTCGGCGTGGCTGCAGTTCTTAGTGAGACCTATTTCTGACCACAGCGCAATTGTGTACCAGACGGTGGCTTTCGCCCCCAAAGGGATATCAGGGCTGGTTTATTGGTATGCCTTGTATCCAGCACATGCCGTAATCTTCCGTGGACTATTCACGGCCATTACTGCATTAGCTGAGGATCGATATAGCTCACCAACCAATGTAAAATAA
- the argJ gene encoding bifunctional glutamate N-acetyltransferase/amino-acid acetyltransferase ArgJ gives MEGGTVTSPKGFAAGAVYAGLKTYAQDKVDLGILMSKSPASAAGTYTTNKLRSPSVTVSQERTDKGKARAVVVNSGIANACVGEQGYKDAVAMAKKAASHIGVKEEEVLTCSTGLIGVELPMALINSGIDKIKLTEDGGHMMARAIITTDTRTKETAVAFKLNGKTVTVGGMAKGSGMIHPNMATMLGFVTTDAEVSPSLLRTMLKEAVEVSFNMITVDGDTSTNDTVLCLANGASGAGPIAKGSEGAKLLQKALTEVCTYLAKEIARDGEGATKLIEVIVEGAKSEAEARSAARTIASSSLVKTAVHGNDPNWGRVVAALGRSECDVDEGKIALYINEVCIMESGTPIAFHKDSIVASMSGPNVSFRVKLNLGKASATAWGCNMSEEYVTFNSAYHT, from the coding sequence ATGGAAGGCGGGACGGTCACATCGCCCAAGGGGTTTGCGGCCGGGGCGGTATATGCGGGACTGAAGACCTACGCCCAGGACAAAGTGGACCTGGGGATACTTATGTCAAAGAGCCCGGCATCGGCGGCGGGAACGTACACGACCAACAAGCTGCGGTCGCCGTCGGTGACGGTGTCGCAGGAGAGAACGGACAAGGGGAAGGCCAGGGCGGTGGTAGTGAACAGCGGCATCGCCAACGCGTGCGTGGGGGAGCAGGGGTATAAGGACGCGGTAGCCATGGCAAAGAAGGCGGCGTCGCACATCGGTGTAAAGGAAGAAGAGGTGCTGACATGCAGCACGGGGCTCATAGGTGTGGAGCTGCCCATGGCGTTGATTAACTCGGGCATCGACAAGATAAAGCTGACCGAGGACGGCGGGCACATGATGGCGCGGGCCATTATCACCACGGACACCCGCACCAAGGAGACGGCGGTGGCCTTCAAGCTGAACGGGAAGACGGTGACGGTGGGGGGCATGGCCAAGGGATCGGGCATGATACACCCCAACATGGCGACGATGCTGGGATTTGTAACCACCGACGCTGAAGTGTCGCCAAGCCTGCTCCGGACGATGCTCAAGGAGGCGGTGGAGGTATCCTTCAACATGATCACGGTGGACGGGGACACCAGCACCAACGACACGGTGCTGTGCCTGGCCAACGGGGCGTCGGGGGCGGGACCTATCGCCAAAGGCAGCGAGGGAGCGAAGCTGTTGCAGAAGGCGCTGACGGAGGTGTGCACCTACCTGGCCAAGGAGATAGCGCGGGACGGCGAGGGCGCGACCAAACTCATCGAGGTCATCGTAGAGGGGGCGAAGTCGGAGGCGGAGGCCCGCAGCGCAGCCCGGACTATTGCCAGCTCAAGCCTGGTGAAAACGGCGGTACACGGCAACGACCCCAACTGGGGCCGGGTGGTGGCGGCGCTGGGCCGGAGCGAGTGCGACGTGGATGAGGGGAAGATTGCGCTGTATATCAATGAGGTCTGCATTATGGAAAGCGGGACGCCCATTGCGTTCCACAAGGACTCGATAGTTGCGTCGATGTCGGGGCCGAACGTGAGCTTCCGGGTGAAGCTGAACCTGGGGAAGGCGTCGGCGACGGCGTGGGGCTGCAACATGAGCGAAGAGTACGTGACATTCAATAGCGCGTACCACACTTAG
- the argB gene encoding acetylglutamate kinase, whose protein sequence is MDGIPLNNRSGPIVIKIGGSTLGSHDTTMEDLAWMQREGRQVVVVHGGGKVISQWMEKQGTIPKFIRGNRVTDGPSLEIATAVLTGLVNKQLVASLTKLGVRAIGLSGVDGGLLECKIADAELGFVGEVVKVDPCVVDKSLEAGFLPMIAPIGLHVNDGSKNAGCLLNINGDTVTGDIAKALRASKLIFLTDVPGVMDSEGRVVPRMGGRQAQIFIGSGIARGGMIPKLEACLKAMPLVSEADIIDGRQPGALRRCVEGEALGTRVRG, encoded by the coding sequence ATGGATGGAATCCCATTGAATAACCGGAGTGGCCCCATTGTCATTAAGATTGGGGGGAGCACCCTGGGGAGCCACGACACGACTATGGAGGACCTGGCGTGGATGCAGAGGGAGGGGCGTCAGGTGGTGGTGGTGCACGGCGGCGGGAAGGTCATATCGCAGTGGATGGAGAAGCAGGGGACGATACCGAAGTTCATCCGGGGCAACCGAGTGACGGACGGGCCGAGTCTGGAGATAGCGACGGCGGTACTGACGGGGCTGGTGAACAAGCAGCTGGTGGCGTCGCTGACGAAGCTGGGGGTCAGGGCCATAGGGCTGAGCGGCGTCGATGGCGGGCTGCTGGAGTGCAAAATCGCGGACGCGGAACTGGGGTTTGTGGGGGAGGTGGTGAAGGTGGACCCGTGCGTAGTCGATAAGTCGCTGGAGGCGGGGTTTTTGCCGATGATCGCGCCCATTGGCCTTCATGTCAACGACGGGTCTAAGAACGCGGGGTGTTTGCTGAATATCAACGGGGACACAGTGACGGGGGATATCGCGAAGGCGCTGCGGGCGTCGAAACTGATATTTTTGACGGACGTGCCTGGAGTGATGGACTCGGAGGGAAGGGTGGTGCCCCGGATGGGGGGTCGACAGGCGCAGATTTTCATAGGGTCAGGGATAGCGAGGGGAGGGATGATACCTAAGCTGGAGGCGTGCCTGAAGGCGATGCCGTTGGTGTCGGAGGCGGATATCATCGACGGGCGGCAGCCGGGAGCGCTGCGGCGGTGCGTGGAGGGGGAGGCGCTGGGGACGCGGGTGAGGGGGTAA
- a CDS encoding type II toxin-antitoxin system HicB family antitoxin: MADSSGGYTAVVPALPGCVTEGETVEEALEMAKDAIELSLESAREHDEEVVIEGDGTVIATVEATLPSESERRVKATSGS, translated from the coding sequence CTGGCGGACTCCTCCGGGGGCTATACGGCAGTCGTGCCCGCGTTGCCGGGGTGCGTGACGGAGGGCGAGACGGTGGAAGAGGCGCTAGAGATGGCGAAGGACGCCATAGAGCTTTCCTTAGAGTCGGCGCGGGAACACGATGAGGAAGTTGTGATAGAAGGGGACGGAACGGTTATAGCAACGGTTGAGGCTACCCTGCCTTCTGAGAGCGAGAGGAGAGTTAAGGCTACCAGCGGGAGTTAA
- a CDS encoding DUF2971 domain-containing protein — protein sequence MRPIWDDQDVEDEPLWRYFQSDRLLAALHSRTLYFASARQFSDPFEGAVAVLPHDTPSDPRYSELEGADQAFEELRRLTKISCWHRADYESDAMWKLYAATGKGVAVRTTTERLRRGLLPFRLAPHYGEEKPYWGPVRYADLHRERLRVSMERRFFYKHRAFEWEREYRIAISVRMAEEFGVAVPEDGIEVGFDPTVLIESVYLGPALTEAERARFRETCVQAGLKCQFVTSTLLGKPRYV from the coding sequence ATGCGACCGATCTGGGACGATCAGGACGTTGAGGACGAACCCCTGTGGAGGTACTTCCAGTCGGACCGGCTTCTGGCGGCCCTGCACTCCCGAACCCTCTATTTCGCATCGGCCCGGCAATTCTCTGATCCCTTCGAGGGCGCCGTCGCCGTGCTGCCTCATGACACTCCAAGCGACCCACGCTACTCAGAACTCGAGGGCGCCGACCAAGCATTCGAGGAATTGCGCCGGCTCACGAAGATCAGTTGCTGGCATCGGGCCGACTACGAGTCCGATGCGATGTGGAAGCTCTACGCCGCTACCGGCAAGGGGGTGGCGGTTCGCACGACGACTGAGCGTCTGCGTCGTGGGCTGTTGCCGTTTCGCTTGGCCCCACACTACGGCGAAGAGAAGCCGTACTGGGGTCCAGTCCGCTACGCGGATCTTCATCGTGAACGACTGCGCGTGAGTATGGAACGTAGGTTTTTCTACAAACATCGCGCGTTCGAGTGGGAGCGCGAATACCGAATAGCCATTTCGGTTCGAATGGCCGAGGAGTTCGGGGTTGCTGTGCCAGAGGACGGGATCGAGGTGGGTTTCGACCCCACCGTGCTGATCGAGTCTGTCTATCTGGGACCGGCCCTGACCGAAGCGGAGCGGGCGCGCTTCCGAGAGACGTGTGTTCAGGCCGGCCTGAAATGTCAGTTCGTTACGTCAACGCTTCTCGGAAAACCGCGATACGTGTAG
- a CDS encoding aspartate aminotransferase family protein produces the protein MPHTEVCGRVKHHPISAHVKAGFDYIISPCCCPLYPPCPIIPLTPSQEAPMPEPSFAELQRLGRKHIWTPHTQLNDLDDPDYLGIIVGGQGSYVYDSNGKAYLDATSMSHCTLVGHARQEIAAAVYKQMSAVEFAGSGMIPFSTPPTVKLAAKLAELSPGDLDRTLFTTSGTESVEAALKMARQYHAQTGNPQKYKVLYRDFSFHGFTWGAMAVSGDPVIRSPMFEPMHPMGVMVPEANPSRCQFCADQCNLGCARAIEDTVRYHGPDSIAAFIVEPVEKGAVAQPPEYWRIVQDLCRKHNILIIADEVVTAFGRTGKWFGSLHASLETDIMVFGKTLGGGYLPIGAVLTSPKVQDGFRGDRSKNLRHSPTLAAHPASTIAALTNLEIVEREGLVERAEKMGYRLRDGLHALRRYSVVADVRSIGMLAAVDLGKDGDVHQPLGLELGKKMSRFMLDNGLFMVTRGANFSIHPPLTISESELDQVLDILDRTLAFAEENL, from the coding sequence ATGCCGCACACTGAAGTGTGCGGTAGGGTAAAACATCACCCTATATCAGCACATGTAAAAGCAGGCTTTGACTATATTATTTCGCCTTGCTGTTGTCCACTTTACCCTCCTTGCCCCATAATCCCCCTCACCCCCTCCCAGGAGGCCCCCATGCCCGAACCCTCCTTCGCCGAACTCCAGCGCCTTGGCCGAAAACACATCTGGACGCCCCACACCCAGCTCAACGACCTGGACGACCCCGACTACCTCGGCATCATCGTCGGAGGCCAGGGCTCCTACGTCTACGACTCCAACGGCAAGGCCTACCTGGACGCCACCTCCATGTCCCACTGTACCCTCGTCGGCCATGCTCGACAGGAGATCGCCGCCGCCGTCTATAAGCAGATGTCGGCTGTCGAGTTCGCCGGCTCCGGCATGATCCCCTTCTCCACTCCTCCCACCGTCAAGCTCGCCGCCAAGCTGGCGGAGCTGTCCCCTGGCGACCTCGACCGCACCCTCTTCACCACCTCCGGCACCGAGTCCGTCGAGGCCGCTCTTAAGATGGCGCGACAGTACCACGCCCAGACCGGCAACCCCCAGAAGTACAAAGTTCTCTATCGCGACTTCTCTTTCCACGGCTTCACCTGGGGCGCCATGGCCGTCAGCGGCGACCCCGTCATCCGCTCCCCTATGTTTGAGCCGATGCACCCCATGGGCGTCATGGTGCCCGAGGCCAACCCTTCGCGATGCCAGTTCTGCGCCGACCAGTGCAATCTCGGTTGCGCCCGCGCCATCGAGGATACCGTCCGATACCACGGCCCCGACTCCATCGCCGCCTTTATCGTCGAACCCGTGGAAAAGGGCGCCGTCGCCCAGCCGCCCGAGTACTGGCGCATCGTCCAGGACCTCTGTCGCAAGCACAACATCCTCATCATCGCCGACGAGGTTGTCACCGCCTTTGGCCGCACCGGCAAATGGTTCGGCTCCCTCCACGCTAGCCTTGAGACGGACATTATGGTCTTCGGCAAGACTCTAGGCGGCGGCTACCTCCCCATCGGCGCAGTCCTCACCTCTCCCAAGGTCCAGGATGGCTTCCGCGGCGACCGCTCCAAAAATCTCCGCCACAGCCCTACCCTGGCCGCCCATCCTGCCTCCACCATAGCCGCCCTCACCAACCTGGAAATCGTCGAGCGTGAAGGCCTGGTGGAGCGCGCCGAAAAGATGGGCTACCGCCTCCGCGACGGCCTCCACGCTCTCCGCCGCTACTCCGTCGTCGCCGATGTACGCTCCATCGGCATGCTGGCCGCCGTCGATTTGGGCAAAGACGGTGACGTTCACCAACCTCTAGGCCTGGAGCTAGGCAAGAAGATGAGCCGGTTCATGTTGGACAACGGCCTCTTCATGGTCACGCGAGGTGCCAACTTCTCCATCCACCCACCTCTCACCATCAGCGAAAGCGAGCTAGACCAGGTGCTCGATATCCTGGACCGCACCCTCGCTTTCGCCGAAGAAAACCTCTAA
- a CDS encoding aspartate aminotransferase family protein, producing the protein MRKGRRPEVATDWIGIEKKYYAQTVRRQPIVIIRGQGTKVWDANDKEYLDFTAGWAVNQLGHCHPALQEAMREQGALLMQTSNQFYTVPQLQLAQILIDNSCMDRVFFGNSGAEANEGALKLARRWGKKNRNGAFEVITAYNSFHGRTMSTVAATGQPHYQEAFQPLQPGFKHVEFNNVEAIMEATTEKTAAVLLEPIQGEGGVNMPSEDYLKRVREWCDKQNLLLILDEIQTGMGRLGSLYGYQEYGIEPDVITLAKGLGGGLPIGAFMSTEKAFALEYGDHGSTFGGNAFTTAVAYANVKYIIDHKVPSNAKAMGSHLMKRLNELKKRHSFISEVRGRGLLVAVQFDKDMAASALAKCNEAGVLFNMVRPNTLRLMPPLNITASEIDEGVSRFEKALKGL; encoded by the coding sequence ATGCGAAAAGGAAGGAGGCCAGAGGTGGCAACGGACTGGATAGGGATTGAGAAGAAGTATTACGCGCAGACGGTGCGCCGCCAACCCATTGTGATTATTAGGGGGCAGGGGACGAAGGTGTGGGACGCCAACGATAAAGAGTACCTGGACTTCACAGCCGGCTGGGCGGTGAACCAGCTGGGGCACTGCCACCCGGCGCTGCAGGAGGCGATGCGAGAGCAGGGCGCGCTGCTGATGCAGACGTCCAACCAGTTCTACACGGTGCCGCAGCTGCAACTGGCGCAGATACTAATCGACAATTCGTGCATGGACAGGGTGTTCTTCGGGAACAGCGGGGCGGAGGCCAACGAGGGGGCGCTGAAGCTGGCGCGTCGATGGGGGAAGAAGAACCGGAACGGGGCCTTCGAGGTCATCACAGCCTACAACTCGTTCCACGGTCGGACGATGTCGACGGTGGCGGCCACGGGGCAACCCCACTACCAGGAGGCGTTTCAGCCGCTGCAGCCGGGGTTCAAGCACGTCGAGTTTAACAACGTCGAGGCCATTATGGAGGCGACGACGGAGAAGACGGCGGCGGTGCTCCTGGAGCCGATACAGGGCGAGGGCGGGGTTAACATGCCGTCGGAGGACTATTTGAAGCGGGTGAGGGAGTGGTGCGACAAGCAGAACCTGCTGCTGATACTGGATGAAATACAGACGGGGATGGGCCGGCTGGGGAGCCTGTACGGCTACCAGGAGTATGGCATTGAGCCGGACGTTATTACCCTGGCGAAGGGACTGGGCGGCGGGCTGCCCATCGGGGCGTTTATGTCGACGGAGAAGGCGTTCGCACTGGAGTATGGGGACCACGGGTCGACGTTCGGGGGGAACGCTTTCACGACGGCGGTGGCTTACGCCAACGTGAAGTACATCATCGACCACAAGGTGCCGTCGAACGCCAAGGCCATGGGGTCGCACCTGATGAAGCGGCTGAACGAGCTGAAGAAGCGGCACTCGTTTATAAGCGAGGTTCGTGGAAGGGGGCTGCTGGTGGCGGTGCAGTTCGACAAGGACATGGCAGCGTCGGCGCTGGCGAAGTGCAACGAGGCGGGGGTGCTGTTCAACATGGTGCGGCCAAATACGCTGCGGTTGATGCCGCCGCTGAATATAACGGCGTCGGAGATTGATGAGGGGGTGTCGAGGTTTGAGAAGGCGTTGAAGGGGCTGTAG